From the Micromonospora sediminicola genome, one window contains:
- a CDS encoding sensor histidine kinase yields the protein MTTAVPALTPTARVLAWCLHLLVAGLFTLAGLRAVATGRPHPVAVVAVAAAGLLAYAGGALLPGVRRSRLAAGWWLAAVTALWLVLTALTADGLWVAFPLYVLQLHLLPRRAGAVAVGVTALAAIVAFAAHRGAVTVPGVVGPALGAAVAVAVVRGYQALYRESERRRRLIEELTATRADLARAQHEAGVAAERERLAREIHDTLAQGLTSIQLLLSAAERVLPDRPDAAARHVGQARRAAVDNLAEARRFVAALAPPALDDTTLAGALERLCATTGARHPLAARLRVTGVPAPLPTAYEVTLLRIAQAGLANTVRHAGATTAEVTLGYHVDRVTVDVVDDGVGFDPDRLPVADPEAGGFGLASMRARVGALGGDLAVASAPGRGTTLSARLPRTPPGERP from the coding sequence GTGACCACCGCCGTTCCCGCCCTGACGCCGACCGCCCGCGTGCTGGCCTGGTGCCTGCACCTGCTCGTGGCGGGCCTGTTCACCCTGGCCGGGCTCCGGGCCGTCGCCACCGGCCGCCCGCACCCGGTGGCCGTGGTCGCGGTCGCGGCGGCGGGCCTGCTGGCGTACGCGGGTGGGGCGCTCCTGCCCGGTGTCCGCCGCTCGCGGCTGGCCGCCGGCTGGTGGCTGGCGGCGGTGACCGCGCTCTGGTTGGTGTTGACCGCGCTGACCGCCGACGGGCTGTGGGTCGCCTTCCCGCTGTACGTCCTCCAGCTGCACCTGCTCCCCCGCCGCGCCGGTGCGGTGGCGGTCGGCGTGACCGCCCTGGCGGCGATCGTCGCGTTCGCCGCCCACCGGGGGGCGGTCACCGTGCCGGGCGTGGTCGGGCCGGCCCTCGGCGCCGCCGTCGCGGTGGCCGTGGTTCGGGGCTACCAGGCGCTCTACCGGGAGAGCGAACGCCGCCGGCGGCTGATCGAGGAGCTGACCGCCACCCGCGCCGACCTGGCGCGGGCGCAGCACGAGGCCGGGGTGGCGGCCGAGCGGGAACGGCTCGCCCGGGAGATCCACGACACGCTCGCCCAGGGCCTGACCAGCATCCAGCTGCTGCTGAGCGCCGCCGAGCGGGTGCTGCCCGACCGGCCGGACGCGGCCGCCCGCCACGTCGGGCAGGCCCGCCGGGCCGCCGTGGACAACCTGGCCGAGGCCCGCCGCTTCGTCGCCGCGCTCGCCCCGCCCGCGCTGGACGACACCACGCTGGCCGGCGCGCTGGAGCGCCTGTGCGCCACCACCGGCGCCCGGCATCCGCTCGCCGCGCGCCTGCGGGTGACCGGGGTGCCGGCTCCGCTGCCGACCGCGTACGAGGTGACGCTGCTGCGCATCGCCCAGGCCGGTCTGGCCAACACCGTCCGGCACGCCGGCGCGACCACCGCCGAGGTGACGCTCGGCTACCACGTCGACCGGGTCACCGTCGACGTGGTCGACGACGGTGTCGGCTTCGACCCCGACCGGCTGCCCGTTGCCGATCCGGAGGCCGGTGGCTTCGGCCTGGCGTCCATGCGCGCCCGGGTGGGCGCGCTCGGCGGCGACCTGGCCGTCGCCTCCGCACCCGGCCGGGGCACCACGCTGTCCGCCCGGCTCCCCCGCACGCCGCCCGGGGAGCGGCCGTGA
- a CDS encoding UbiD family decarboxylase, which produces MTGLRAPVDLRHALATLDPLPGELVRVAEELPARYGVSAHYARWAGAPAAPPTGPGPAVLFDRVRPDHGPTRAVLMGLYGTRRRAAGLLGATPTELPHRLLDAVAAPRPPVPAPDPARWPRRRLPTDLTALPVPVLTDEDAGPYLTLGAVLATDPDTGVRNLSVHRMCVQGPDTLTIWMVPGRDLELAHRAALRRGVPLPVAIHLGLGPAVLLSSCCPTSLVPPEVDELAVAGALGGRPVELLPCATVDAEFVAHAEYVIEGELLAEHAPESRHGAVATPEFLGYQGRAHPSLPLIRVTAITARESPILQAVSGPGHEQSVLLGFGMEAAVLDLLRRRGTPARAAHCHTAGGGQLMVVLQWPAKRDPADDAAVRAAGEAVLDAFRMAKLVLCVDEDVDVESDQDLWWAMVTRFQADQDLRVLPDREGFPLDPSQHTGYSRSLSADGRTAKAVFDCTVPYAQRDRFRRPRFTEPSRPAPRRPAAPLPR; this is translated from the coding sequence ATGACCGGGCTGCGCGCGCCGGTGGACCTGCGGCACGCGCTGGCCACGCTCGACCCGCTCCCGGGCGAGCTGGTGCGGGTGGCCGAGGAGCTGCCCGCCCGCTACGGCGTCTCGGCGCACTACGCCCGCTGGGCCGGCGCGCCCGCCGCCCCGCCCACCGGTCCCGGCCCGGCCGTGCTCTTCGACCGGGTACGCCCCGACCACGGCCCCACCCGGGCCGTGCTGATGGGGCTCTACGGCACCCGCCGGCGGGCCGCCGGCCTGCTCGGCGCCACCCCGACCGAGCTGCCGCACCGGCTGCTCGACGCGGTGGCCGCACCCCGCCCGCCGGTGCCCGCGCCCGACCCGGCGCGGTGGCCCCGCCGGCGCCTGCCGACGGACCTCACCGCGCTGCCGGTGCCGGTGCTCACCGACGAGGACGCCGGTCCCTACCTGACGCTCGGCGCGGTGCTCGCCACCGACCCGGACACCGGCGTCCGCAACCTGTCCGTGCACCGGATGTGCGTGCAGGGGCCGGACACGCTGACCATCTGGATGGTCCCGGGTCGGGATCTCGAACTGGCCCACCGGGCCGCCCTGCGCCGGGGTGTCCCGCTGCCGGTGGCGATCCATCTCGGACTGGGCCCGGCGGTGCTGCTCTCCTCCTGCTGCCCGACCTCGCTGGTGCCGCCGGAGGTCGACGAACTGGCGGTCGCCGGGGCGCTGGGCGGCCGGCCGGTCGAGCTGCTGCCGTGCGCCACCGTGGACGCCGAGTTCGTCGCGCACGCCGAGTACGTGATCGAGGGCGAGCTGCTGGCCGAGCACGCGCCGGAGAGCCGGCACGGGGCCGTCGCCACCCCGGAGTTCCTCGGCTACCAGGGCCGGGCGCACCCGTCGCTGCCGCTGATCCGGGTCACCGCGATCACCGCCCGGGAGAGCCCGATCCTGCAGGCCGTCTCCGGCCCCGGCCACGAGCAGTCGGTGCTGCTCGGCTTCGGGATGGAGGCCGCGGTGCTGGACCTGCTGCGCCGCCGGGGCACGCCGGCGCGGGCCGCGCACTGCCACACCGCCGGCGGCGGTCAGCTCATGGTGGTGCTCCAGTGGCCGGCGAAGCGCGACCCGGCCGACGACGCGGCGGTCCGGGCCGCCGGGGAGGCGGTGCTGGACGCGTTCCGGATGGCCAAGCTGGTGCTCTGCGTCGACGAGGACGTCGACGTCGAGTCCGACCAGGACCTGTGGTGGGCGATGGTGACCCGGTTCCAGGCCGACCAGGACCTGCGGGTGCTGCCGGACCGGGAGGGCTTTCCGCTGGATCCGAGCCAGCACACCGGCTACTCCCGCTCGCTGTCGGCCGATGGGCGGACCGCGAAGGCGGTCTTCGACTGCACCGTGCCGTACGCCCAGCGCGACCGGTTCCGCCGGCCCCGGTTCACCGAGCCGTCGCGTCCCGCACCGCGGCGGCCAGCAGCGCCACTCCCTCGGTGA
- a CDS encoding cupin domain-containing protein, which translates to MSTEQATVPVGIDFPATEWERWDKPGAQGRVKIAYVGGQRLRLLELPAGFDEHHWCLRGHTGYVLQGEFTIHFRDRSVPCRPGMGFVIPDDEEHRSQGSDDEPTVVFVIDRVPQP; encoded by the coding sequence ATGTCCACTGAGCAGGCGACCGTGCCGGTCGGCATCGACTTCCCGGCCACCGAGTGGGAGAGGTGGGACAAGCCCGGCGCCCAGGGGCGCGTCAAGATCGCGTACGTCGGGGGGCAGCGGCTGCGGCTGCTGGAGCTGCCGGCCGGTTTCGACGAGCACCACTGGTGCCTGCGCGGCCACACCGGCTACGTGCTGCAGGGCGAGTTCACCATCCACTTCCGGGACCGCTCGGTGCCGTGCCGCCCCGGCATGGGCTTCGTCATCCCGGACGACGAGGAGCACCGCTCGCAGGGCAGCGACGACGAGCCGACCGTCGTGTTCGTGATCGACCGGGTCCCGCAGCCGTGA
- a CDS encoding flavodoxin family protein — protein sequence MRLPSEAATILAINGSERAGGNTDLAVAHAGRLIAERGAVLRTVRLREHRISPCSPCGDCNSRTLPCQLDDDVPALVEQMVRADGLIYAAPVHGFGLAHLMQIFIERAGVGYLRFTRPLADKVGGIIVTGRRYSDSSVHNQIVNNLLLNRMILVGSGFPVLLRNTTGTPGLTDPEGVDALERMVHRMVDMVQLLQQHRRSTGDPVLPRRDRNERVPRQRRAESVPNRGDTENVH from the coding sequence GTGCGATTGCCCAGCGAAGCAGCCACCATCCTGGCCATCAACGGATCCGAACGGGCCGGCGGCAACACCGACCTCGCGGTCGCGCACGCCGGACGCCTGATCGCCGAGCGCGGCGCGGTGCTGCGCACCGTGCGGCTGCGCGAGCACCGGATCTCGCCGTGCAGCCCGTGCGGCGACTGCAACAGCCGTACGCTGCCCTGCCAGCTGGACGACGACGTCCCGGCGCTGGTGGAGCAGATGGTCCGCGCCGACGGGCTGATCTACGCCGCGCCAGTGCACGGGTTCGGCCTGGCCCACCTGATGCAGATCTTCATCGAGCGGGCCGGCGTCGGCTACCTGCGTTTCACCCGCCCGCTGGCGGACAAGGTGGGCGGCATCATCGTCACCGGACGTCGCTACAGCGACTCGTCGGTGCACAACCAGATCGTCAACAACCTGCTGCTCAACCGCATGATCCTGGTGGGCAGCGGCTTCCCCGTCCTGCTGCGCAACACCACCGGCACGCCCGGGCTGACCGACCCCGAGGGCGTCGACGCGCTGGAGCGGATGGTGCACCGGATGGTCGACATGGTGCAGCTGCTCCAGCAGCACCGGCGGTCCACCGGCGACCCGGTCCTGCCCCGGCGGGACCGCAACGAACGCGTGCCGCGGCAGCGCCGCGCCGAATCCGTCCCGAACAGAGGAGACACCGAGAATGTCCACTGA
- a CDS encoding ABC transporter ATP-binding protein — translation MSLHLTDVTLTYPDGDNRLTALDRVTLSVPRGSLTAVVGPSGSGKSSLLAVAATLVTPDTGGVTVDGVDTTGLSRGALAALRRRAIGIVFQQPNLLPSLTATEQLQVMATLDGRPPARVRRRADDLLDAVGLGAQAGRRPHQLSGGQRQRVNIARALVNDPVLLLVDEPTSALDHDRGAAVVDLIARLTRERGTATVLVTHDRDHLTAADRTVEMRDGRLHPAPEVHRLR, via the coding sequence ATGAGCCTCCACCTGACCGACGTCACACTCACCTATCCGGACGGGGACAACCGGCTGACCGCGCTCGACCGTGTCACCCTGTCGGTGCCGAGGGGAAGCCTCACCGCCGTGGTCGGTCCCTCCGGCTCCGGCAAGTCGAGCCTGCTGGCGGTCGCCGCCACGCTCGTCACCCCGGACACCGGGGGCGTCACCGTCGACGGCGTCGACACCACCGGCCTGAGCCGGGGCGCGCTCGCCGCCCTGCGCCGACGCGCGATCGGCATCGTCTTCCAGCAACCCAACCTGCTGCCCTCGCTCACCGCCACCGAGCAGCTCCAGGTCATGGCCACGTTGGACGGACGGCCGCCGGCCCGGGTGCGGCGGCGGGCGGACGACCTGCTCGACGCGGTCGGTCTCGGCGCGCAGGCGGGACGGCGGCCGCATCAGCTCTCCGGCGGCCAGCGCCAGCGGGTGAACATCGCCCGCGCGTTGGTGAACGACCCGGTGCTGCTGCTGGTCGACGAGCCGACCAGCGCGCTCGATCACGACCGGGGCGCCGCCGTGGTCGACCTGATCGCCCGGCTCACCCGCGAGCGGGGCACCGCCACCGTCCTGGTCACCCACGACCGGGACCACCTCACCGCCGCGGACCGCACGGTCGAGATGCGCGACGGCCGGCTCCACCCGGCGCCGGAGGTTCACCGCCTCCGCTAG
- a CDS encoding MocR-like pyridoxine biosynthesis transcription factor PdxR: MGGSQLLVVLDRDSSVPLQQQLCDQISGSVRSGRLRAGDPVPPSRELAHQLGVSRTVVTRAYELLRANGVLTSRRGSGTRVSGAVPDLPHRDPPARAPLRPEPPLPTDAGSPLWRPWEPAPMHRPDGAYDFRHGTPALASFPVARWRQSLAEAVSRADAVALGYGPAEGSPALRDQIAALLRRSRALDVSREHTIVTSGATQAMDILVRQLVGPDDVVVIEDPSHTVLRQIFGYSRAAVVPVPVDAEGLRVDEIADRVRGHGLDPARVRLVYVTPSHQFPTGFVMSERRRRALLRWAREHGVTVLEDDYHNEFSFAAERLPSLAADPQGADVAYVGSFSKTLFPSLRIGYAVLPPHLVRPFLGIKWITDRLTSTLTQEALAEFVGSGAYARHIGRMDRLYRQRRARLLEALYEHFGAGVRVSGAAAGLHVLVTLGGAPGADETAIVRAAAARGVRVYPASGYFVTHPPSEPTFLIGYAALPTTRITEGVALLAAAVRDATAR, translated from the coding sequence GTGGGTGGGTCGCAGCTGCTTGTCGTGCTGGACCGGGACAGCTCGGTGCCGTTGCAGCAGCAGCTCTGCGACCAGATCAGCGGATCCGTGCGCAGCGGCCGACTGCGCGCCGGTGACCCGGTGCCGCCCAGCCGGGAGCTGGCCCACCAGCTCGGAGTCTCCCGCACCGTGGTGACCCGCGCGTACGAGCTGTTGCGGGCCAACGGGGTGCTCACCTCCCGCCGCGGCTCCGGCACCCGGGTCAGCGGCGCGGTGCCCGACCTGCCGCACCGCGACCCGCCGGCCCGGGCGCCGCTGCGGCCGGAGCCGCCGCTGCCCACCGACGCGGGCAGCCCGCTGTGGCGGCCGTGGGAGCCGGCGCCCATGCACCGGCCCGACGGCGCGTACGACTTCCGGCACGGCACGCCGGCGCTGGCCAGCTTCCCGGTGGCCCGGTGGCGGCAGTCGCTCGCCGAGGCGGTGAGCCGGGCCGACGCGGTGGCCCTGGGCTACGGCCCGGCCGAGGGCTCGCCGGCGTTGCGCGACCAGATCGCGGCGTTGCTGCGGCGCAGCCGGGCCCTCGACGTCTCCCGCGAGCACACGATCGTGACCAGCGGCGCCACCCAGGCCATGGACATCCTGGTCCGGCAGCTCGTCGGCCCCGACGACGTGGTGGTGATCGAGGACCCGAGCCACACCGTGCTGCGGCAGATCTTCGGCTACTCCCGGGCGGCCGTGGTGCCGGTCCCGGTCGACGCCGAGGGGCTGCGGGTCGACGAGATCGCCGACCGGGTCCGCGGCCACGGCCTCGACCCGGCCCGGGTACGCCTGGTCTACGTCACCCCGTCGCACCAGTTCCCGACCGGGTTCGTCATGTCGGAGCGGCGGCGGCGGGCGCTGCTGCGCTGGGCCCGCGAGCACGGCGTCACGGTGCTGGAGGACGACTACCACAACGAGTTCAGCTTCGCCGCCGAGCGGCTGCCGTCGCTGGCCGCCGACCCGCAGGGCGCCGACGTGGCCTACGTCGGCAGCTTCAGCAAGACGCTGTTCCCCTCGCTGCGCATCGGCTACGCGGTCCTGCCGCCGCACCTGGTCCGGCCGTTCCTCGGCATCAAGTGGATCACCGACCGGCTGACCTCGACGCTCACCCAGGAGGCACTGGCCGAGTTCGTCGGCTCCGGCGCGTACGCCCGGCACATCGGCCGGATGGACCGGCTCTACCGGCAGCGCCGGGCCCGGCTGCTGGAGGCGCTCTACGAACACTTCGGCGCCGGCGTCCGCGTCTCCGGCGCGGCCGCCGGGCTGCACGTGCTGGTCACGCTCGGCGGCGCGCCCGGCGCCGACGAGACGGCGATCGTGCGCGCCGCCGCGGCGCGCGGCGTACGGGTCTATCCGGCCTCCGGCTACTTCGTCACCCACCCGCCGTCCGAGCCGACGTTCCTGATCGGGTACGCGGCGCTGCCCACCACCCGGATCACCGAGGGAGTGGCGCTGCTGGCCGCCGCGGTGCGGGACGCGACGGCTCGGTGA
- a CDS encoding M48 family metallopeptidase: MSTTIMPPGRCAGCGHELVSAAPESASWCPGCLWNLDAYDPALAPWRGTKLVGRWGFRRGLRIDRATRAELSADPDAGPPETSSGEIWLSAVSVALGLVGAVAVGYLGWLFLASGLPTGVRVAFALPAVLVLLLVKPAFGRVPRAGVLSERDAPQLHRLVGEVARAAGTPVPDVICADLSINAGVARLGWRQRSVLVIGVPLWVMLPRPARVALLAHELGHLANGDPRRVRRTLLARTFGARAVAATGGRNPWLRAVHGADSVAVHGGGLATLLSLGVHALLGLVNVLGATAQLLVDSVAMPDSRRAEYRADLMARRVAGTDAFLRSCEVVLLADRVWSELWHLAPTIDGERLEPMAAELREHLAPKLPLARQLTRRGTDLWSTHPAEDQRMRLVEALPRVDGTLHVDESRWVELDRELAPWRRAVHHVLLGTRDRY; this comes from the coding sequence GTGTCGACGACGATCATGCCGCCGGGCAGGTGTGCCGGCTGTGGCCACGAGCTGGTCTCGGCGGCGCCCGAGAGCGCCTCCTGGTGCCCGGGGTGCCTGTGGAACCTGGACGCGTACGACCCCGCGTTGGCGCCCTGGCGGGGGACGAAGCTGGTCGGGCGATGGGGGTTCCGGCGGGGTCTGCGGATCGACCGGGCGACCCGCGCGGAGCTGTCGGCGGATCCCGACGCCGGCCCGCCCGAGACGTCCTCCGGCGAGATCTGGCTGTCGGCGGTCTCGGTGGCGCTGGGGCTGGTCGGGGCGGTCGCGGTGGGCTACCTCGGCTGGCTCTTCCTGGCCAGTGGCCTGCCCACCGGCGTGCGGGTGGCGTTCGCGCTCCCCGCCGTGCTCGTGCTGCTGCTCGTGAAGCCCGCCTTCGGGCGGGTGCCCCGCGCGGGCGTGCTCAGCGAGCGGGACGCGCCCCAGCTGCACCGCCTGGTGGGCGAGGTGGCCCGGGCGGCGGGCACGCCGGTCCCGGACGTGATCTGCGCCGACCTGAGCATCAACGCGGGCGTCGCCCGGTTGGGTTGGCGACAGCGGTCGGTGCTCGTCATCGGGGTTCCGCTGTGGGTGATGCTGCCGCGCCCCGCCCGGGTCGCGCTCCTGGCCCACGAGCTGGGACACCTCGCCAACGGGGATCCACGACGGGTCCGCAGGACGCTGCTGGCGCGCACGTTCGGCGCCCGGGCGGTGGCGGCCACCGGCGGACGGAACCCGTGGCTGCGCGCGGTGCACGGCGCCGACTCCGTGGCCGTGCACGGCGGTGGCCTCGCCACCCTGCTCTCGCTCGGGGTGCACGCGCTCCTGGGACTGGTGAACGTCCTCGGCGCCACCGCGCAACTGCTCGTCGACAGCGTCGCGATGCCGGACAGCCGACGGGCCGAGTACCGGGCGGACCTGATGGCGCGCCGGGTGGCGGGCACGGACGCGTTCCTCCGGTCCTGTGAGGTCGTCCTGCTCGCCGACCGCGTCTGGTCCGAGCTGTGGCACCTGGCGCCCACCATCGACGGTGAGCGGCTCGAACCGATGGCGGCCGAGCTACGTGAGCACCTGGCGCCGAAGCTCCCGCTGGCCCGCCAGCTCACCCGGCGCGGCACCGACCTGTGGAGCACCCATCCCGCCGAGGACCAGCGGATGCGGCTGGTCGAGGCCCTTCCCCGGGTCGACGGGACGCTGCACGTCGACGAGAGCCGTTGGGTCGAGCTGGACCGGGAGCTGGCGCCGTGGCGCCGGGCCGTCCACCACGTCCTGCTCGGCACCCGGGACCGCTACTGA
- a CDS encoding ABC transporter permease: MFVAWRDLRFAKGRFALMGTVIVLITLLVGLLSGLTAGLDRQNTSAITGLPADRIAFGGGQASYGDSTVTERQWRQWAATPGVTAAEPLGISTTRVTAGGRGVAVSVFGIRPGSRLGPPGVDLDDGTAVLTTTAAADLSLRAGDRLTLAGRELTVAAVRGDASFSHTPVVWASLDSWRRTVAAGADTATVIALRTGRDVDVAAADRAAGTRTVGTDESVTAIGSYRSENGSLQLMRGFLFAISALVVGAFFTVWTIQRSGDVAVLKALGASTAALLVDALGQAGILLVGGTVVGTAVAAGLGAALSGSDVPFVLTPATVALPAAVMVLLGTVGAALSVRRITSVDPLTALGSVR; this comes from the coding sequence GTGTTCGTCGCCTGGAGAGACCTGAGATTCGCCAAGGGGCGCTTCGCCCTGATGGGCACCGTCATCGTGCTGATCACGCTGCTGGTCGGCCTGCTGTCCGGGCTGACCGCCGGGTTGGACCGGCAGAACACGTCCGCGATCACCGGCCTGCCCGCCGACCGGATCGCCTTCGGCGGCGGGCAGGCGTCGTACGGGGACTCGACCGTCACCGAACGGCAGTGGCGGCAGTGGGCGGCCACGCCCGGCGTGACCGCCGCCGAGCCGCTCGGCATCAGCACCACCCGGGTGACCGCCGGCGGCCGGGGCGTCGCGGTCTCCGTCTTCGGCATCCGGCCCGGCTCCCGCCTCGGCCCGCCCGGCGTCGACCTCGACGACGGTACGGCGGTGCTCACCACCACGGCCGCCGCCGACCTCAGCCTGCGCGCCGGTGACCGCCTCACCCTGGCCGGACGGGAGCTGACGGTGGCGGCGGTACGCGGTGACGCCTCCTTCAGCCACACCCCGGTGGTCTGGGCCAGCCTGGACTCGTGGCGGCGCACCGTGGCCGCCGGCGCGGACACCGCCACCGTGATCGCCTTGCGGACCGGTCGCGACGTGGACGTGGCCGCCGCCGACCGGGCCGCCGGCACCCGGACCGTCGGCACCGACGAGTCGGTGACCGCGATCGGCTCCTACCGCTCGGAGAACGGGTCGCTGCAACTCATGCGTGGCTTCCTGTTCGCCATCTCCGCGCTGGTCGTCGGCGCCTTCTTCACGGTCTGGACGATCCAGCGCAGCGGCGACGTCGCGGTCCTCAAGGCGCTCGGCGCCTCCACCGCCGCGCTGCTGGTCGACGCGCTCGGCCAGGCCGGGATCCTGCTGGTCGGCGGGACCGTCGTGGGCACCGCCGTCGCCGCCGGGCTCGGCGCCGCCCTCTCCGGCTCGGACGTGCCGTTCGTGCTGACCCCCGCCACCGTCGCGCTCCCGGCGGCGGTGATGGTGCTGCTCGGCACGGTCGGGGCCGCCCTGTCGGTGCGCCGCATCACCTCCGTCGACCCGCTGACCGCCCTGGGGAGCGTCCGATGA
- a CDS encoding TerC family protein: protein MSVPLWAWLALTAAIAVMLAVDLFLHRDNHVIGFREAAVWSAVWIAAGLAFGVVLWLWQGDEAAGAYYAGYLIEKALSVDNVFVFALVFTYFAVPAAYQHKVLFWGVIGALLFRLVFIFVGAGLLETFFWTAYVFGLFLVWTGWKMAFRHDAEMRPQRNLVVRAVRRVIPTDARYHGDRFFTRLDGRRVATLLFVVLVAVEATDLIFAIDSVAAILAITTSTFIVWTANAFAVLGLRSLYFCLAGLLRRFVHLHYGLAFLLAFAGVKLILSETPVGKLPIPLTLGVIVATLAVSIGWSLATTRGADAPATVRSDEGR, encoded by the coding sequence GTGTCCGTACCCCTGTGGGCCTGGTTGGCCCTGACCGCCGCGATCGCCGTGATGCTGGCGGTCGACCTGTTCCTGCACCGGGACAACCACGTCATCGGCTTCCGTGAGGCGGCCGTGTGGTCGGCGGTCTGGATCGCCGCCGGCCTGGCGTTCGGTGTCGTGTTGTGGCTGTGGCAGGGCGACGAGGCCGCCGGCGCCTACTACGCCGGCTACCTGATCGAGAAGGCGCTGTCGGTGGACAACGTCTTCGTCTTCGCGCTGGTCTTCACCTACTTCGCGGTCCCGGCCGCGTACCAGCACAAGGTGCTGTTCTGGGGCGTCATCGGCGCGCTGCTGTTCCGGCTGGTGTTCATCTTCGTCGGCGCCGGGCTGCTGGAGACGTTCTTCTGGACCGCCTACGTCTTCGGCCTGTTCCTCGTCTGGACCGGCTGGAAGATGGCCTTCCGGCACGACGCCGAGATGCGTCCCCAGCGCAACCTCGTCGTCCGCGCCGTGCGCCGGGTCATCCCCACCGACGCCCGCTACCACGGCGACAGGTTCTTCACCCGACTCGACGGCAGGCGCGTCGCGACGCTGCTGTTCGTGGTGCTCGTGGCCGTCGAGGCCACCGACCTGATCTTCGCGATCGACTCCGTCGCCGCCATCCTGGCGATCACCACCAGCACGTTCATCGTCTGGACCGCCAACGCGTTCGCCGTGCTCGGTCTGCGCAGCCTCTACTTCTGCCTCGCCGGCCTGCTGCGTCGTTTCGTGCACCTGCACTACGGACTGGCGTTCCTGCTCGCCTTCGCCGGGGTCAAGCTGATCCTCTCCGAGACCCCGGTCGGCAAGCTGCCCATCCCGCTGACCCTCGGCGTCATCGTCGCCACCCTCGCCGTCTCCATCGGATGGAGCCTGGCGACCACCCGGGGCGCCGACGCGCCGGCGACGGTCCGGTCGGACGAGGGTCGCTGA
- a CDS encoding chorismate mutase, producing the protein MTDPYDAGASAGLPPVDAVDGPARIAELRGAVDRLDQRIVELLAVRTRVVRELTVHKSDEAAVRSPDRVRQVLDRVRELADRHGMPPEVAVATYRALIEELTRMQLEMLAARRAAPAPTDRR; encoded by the coding sequence GTGACCGACCCGTACGACGCGGGGGCGTCGGCCGGCCTGCCGCCGGTCGACGCCGTCGACGGTCCCGCCCGGATCGCCGAGCTGCGGGGCGCCGTGGACCGGCTCGACCAGCGGATCGTCGAGCTGCTGGCGGTCCGTACCCGGGTGGTCCGGGAGTTGACCGTGCACAAGTCGGACGAGGCGGCGGTCCGGTCGCCGGACCGGGTCCGGCAGGTCCTGGACCGGGTCCGGGAGCTGGCCGACCGGCACGGCATGCCGCCGGAGGTCGCGGTGGCCACCTACCGCGCGCTGATCGAGGAGCTGACCCGGATGCAACTGGAGATGCTGGCGGCCCGGCGGGCCGCCCCGGCCCCGACGGACCGGCGATGA
- a CDS encoding hemerythrin domain-containing protein, whose translation MGEGEQTRLVAWSQEMRAVHERLREALRVTRQSLAGGTPAEPATRDLLLFCHGFCAALTAHHEGEDRELFPAIARHHPELRETLHQLRQDHSMIGHLLAGLSAAVTRDAPPEELGRHLEGVAAIMESHFRYEERRLLTVLETLALDADPADVLGPL comes from the coding sequence GTGGGTGAGGGTGAGCAGACCAGGCTGGTGGCCTGGAGTCAGGAGATGCGCGCCGTCCACGAGCGGCTGCGCGAGGCGCTGCGGGTGACGCGGCAGTCGTTGGCCGGCGGCACGCCGGCGGAGCCCGCGACGCGGGACCTGCTGCTGTTCTGTCACGGGTTCTGTGCCGCGCTGACCGCGCACCACGAGGGCGAGGACCGGGAGCTGTTCCCGGCGATCGCGCGGCACCACCCCGAGCTGCGGGAAACCCTGCACCAGTTGCGGCAGGACCACTCGATGATCGGGCACCTGCTCGCCGGCCTGAGCGCCGCGGTGACCCGGGACGCCCCGCCGGAGGAGTTGGGCCGGCACCTGGAGGGGGTGGCCGCGATCATGGAGTCGCACTTCCGGTACGAGGAACGGCGACTGCTCACCGTGCTGGAGACGCTGGCGCTGGACGCCGACCCGGCCGACGTGCTGGGCCCCCTGTGA